The Platichthys flesus chromosome 8, fPlaFle2.1, whole genome shotgun sequence genome has a window encoding:
- the prss23 gene encoding serine protease 23 yields the protein MMTPRESSRLTHLLLLLHLLVPLALSLLHPPHPPPVHVPTLVPHRPTPLTRSRFSSQAQLDFITHCNSSCLHRGEQDEQLSDKLAFETLYADGSRTLTTVDVEGEDDLEGDAQLFAHLSPSRGSRLKPRHKRVRRQIYGADGRFNIQGDNFLLDYPFSTAVRISTGCTGVLVSQQHILTAAHCVHDGKDYVKGARKLRVGFLIPPSINGTKADLTSGMKPLVRWVRVKRTRVPKGWIQGPQEVSMDFDYALLELRWPHRRPFMRLSVAPSSDDLAGNRIHFSGFDSDRPGELVYRFCPVEEESSDLIYQHCDARPGASGSGVYGRVWDNGLERWERKVIGIFSGHQWLEIDGENRDYNVAVRITPLKFAQICYWVHGNRLDCVQD from the coding sequence ATGATGACGCCACGTGAGAGCTCCCGcctcactcacctgctcctgctcctccatctcctcgtcCCGCTCGCCCTGTCCCTCCTGCACCCTCCTCACCCCCCGCCGGTCCACGTCCCCACGCTGGTCCCTCACAGGCCGACGCCGCTCACACGCTCTCGCTTCAGCTCTCAGGCTCAGCTGGACTTCATCACTCACTGCAACTCCAGCTGCCTccacagaggagagcaggacGAGCAGCTGTCTGACAAACTGGCGTTTGAGACCCTGTACGCGGACGGCTCCCGCACGCTCACGACTGTGGATGTGGAGGGCGAGGATGATCTGGAGGGTGACGCTCAACTCTTTGCCCACCTCTCACCCAGCAGAGGATCCAGACTGAAGCCCAGGCACAAGCGTGTGAGGCGGCAGATCTATGGGGCTGATGGTCGTTTTAACATTCAGGGGGACAACTTCCTGTTGGATTACCCTTTCTCCACAGCCGTGCGGATCTCCACAGGCTGCACCGGCGTTCTTGTGTCTCAGCAGCACATACTCACAGCGGCCCACTGTGTGCATGATGGGAAGGATTATGTGAAAGGGGCGAGGAAGTTGAGGGTGGGCTTCCTGATCCCACCGTCTATCAATGGCACAAAAGCCGACCTCACTTCTGGCATGAAGCCTCTGGTCCGCTGGGTGAGGGTGAAACGCACCCGTGTGCCAAAGGGCTGGATCCAGGGCCCTCAGGAGGTCAGCATGGACTTTGATTACGCCCTGCTGGAGCTGCGCTGGCCTCACAGACGTCCCTTCATGCGCCTCTCTGTGGCCCCCTCCTCTGATGACCTGGCAGGGAATCGCATCCACTTCTCTGGCTTCGACAGCGACAGACCCGGGGAGCTGGTGTACAGATTCTGTCCAGTGGAAGAAGAATCCAGTGACCTGATATACCAGCATTGTGACGCCCGACCTGGAGCCAGCGGCTCTGGAGTGTATGGAAGAGTTTGGGACAACGGCCTAGAGCGCTGGGAAAGGAAGGTGATCGGCATTTTCTCTGGACACCAGTGGCTCGAGATAGACGGGGAGAACCGGGACTACAATGTGGCAGTGCGCATCACTCCTCTGAAGTTTGCTCAAATCTGTTACTGGGTACACGGGAACAGACTAGACTGCGTCCAGGACTGA